In the genome of Cygnus olor isolate bCygOlo1 chromosome Z, bCygOlo1.pri.v2, whole genome shotgun sequence, one region contains:
- the LOC121061834 gene encoding uncharacterized protein LOC121061834 gives MRAQSPTAPASARTPAERLREVWSEEQGWPWCWCRALGVAAAALSALPRAIRDPSAALPRSGRQETQEERSQQQSVTPAAAAPVRGSGSSSPVLPSSPQQAESMATALDTRCPICLDSWVNPSYVVPCLHCFCFKCIQRWAESKPECPLCKRRVSSIVHSVRADNSFKELVIPPPAEAPVTAQQADGAPAHPASRPEAAGPVPTAAVGGLHPVAWASLFRLYPAVLQPLLPWLRHELGQLLGDDGRAASEVQRNVISGLRFFGLDEGALTLLLRTSLGRQTAGFVQRLIVTAVQRCSGEARNILGLGASRAAGGQEGSPAALPSHTATSLGTPSAGPESSEGTNAEELPGTSDAAFHGGPSRLPSVPVPEPRDQQVPPEEPEEAVAGPSTAGQGRDQRRRGPQRAAKRRAPTSHASAPPAKRPPRRRH, from the exons ATGCGGGCGCAGAGTCCCACCGCGCCGGCTAGTGCCCGCACTCCAGCTGAGCGTTTACGCGAGGTCTGGAGTGAGGAGCAAGGTTGGCCTTGGTGCTGGTGTCGTGCTCTGGgagttgctgcagcagctctcagtgcCCTTCCCAGAGCCATCAGAGATCCTTCTGCGGCTCTGCCTCGTTCGGGCCGTCAGGAGACCCAGGAGGAGCGCtcgcagcagcagag cgtgacacctgctgctgcagcgccgGTGAGAGGGAGCGGCTCGTCATCGCCAGTTCTCCCCAGCTCACCTCAGCAGGCGGAGAGCATGGCCACGGCGCTGGACACCCGCTGTCCCATCTGTCTGGACAGCTGGGTGAACCCCAGCTATGTGGTGCCATGCCTCCACTGCTTCTGCTTTAAATGCATCCAGCGGTGGGCTGAGAGCAAGCCCGAGTGCCCCCTCTGCAAGAGGAGGGTGAGCTCCATCGTGCACTCGGTGCGGGCGGACAACAGCTTCAAGGAGCTCGTCATCCCACCACCTGCGGAGGCACCGGTCACCGCCCAGCAGGCAGACGGAGCTCCTGCCCACCCAGCCTCCCGACCAGAGGCTGCAGGACCAGTGCCCACAGCCGCTGTGGGCGGCCTCCACCCCGTCGCCTGGGCGTCCCTGTTCCGGCTGTaccctgctgtgctccagcccctgctgccctggctgcgccacgagctggggcagctcctcGGGGATGACGGCAGGGCAGCCTCAGAAGTGCAGCGCAACGTCATCTCAGGCCTGCGCTTCTTTGGCCTGGACGAGGGGGCCCTCACCCTGCTCCTGAGGACCTCCCTGGGAAGGCAGACGGCCGGCTTCGTGCAGCGGCTCATTGTCACTGCCGTGCAGCGGTGCAGCGGGGAGGCCCGAAACATCCTGGGCCTGGGGGCCTCCCGTGCTGCCGGAGGACAGgaaggcagccctgcagcactccCCAGCCACACTGCCACATCTCTGGGGACACCATCAGCTGGCCCCGAGAGCTCCGAGGGAACCAACGCAGAGGAGCTCCCTGGGACCTCAGATGCTGCCTTCCATGGGGGACCGAGCCGCCTTCCATCCGTCCCGGTTCCTGAGCCTAGAGATCAACAAGTGCCACCGGAGGAACCAGAGGAGGCTGTGGCTGGTCCCTCCACTGCCGGCCAGGGCAGGGACCAAAGACGCAGGGGGCCCCAGCGAGCTGCGAAGAGGAGGGCCCCCACTTCCCACGCCTCTGCCCCACCCGCAAAGAGGCCACCCCGCCGGCGACACTAG
- the LOC121061827 gene encoding uncharacterized protein LOC121061827 — protein MRAQSPTAPASARTPAERLREVWSEEQGWPWCWCRALGVAAAALSALPRAIRDPSAALPRSGRQETQEERSQQQSVTPAAAAPVRGSGSSSPVLPSSPQQAESMATALDTRCPICLDSWVNPSYVVPCLHCFCFKCIQRWAESKPECPLCKRRVSSIVHSVRADNSFKELVIPPPAEAPVTAQQADGAPAHPASRPEAAGPVPTAAVGGLHPVAWASLFRLYPAVLQPLLPWLRHELGQLLGDDGRAASEVQRNVISGLRFFGLDEGALTLLLRTSLGRQTAGFVQRLIVTAVQRCSGEARNILGLGASRAAGGQEGSPAALPSHTATSLGTPSAGPESSEGTNAEELPGTSNAAFHGRPSRLPSVPVPAPRDQQVPPEEPEEAVAGPSTAGQGRDQRRRGPQRAAKRRAPTSHASAPPAKRPPRRRH, from the exons ATGCGGGCGCAGAGTCCCACCGCGCCGGCTAGTGCCCGCACTCCAGCTGAGCGTTTACGCGAGGTCTGGAGTGAGGAGCAAGGTTGGCCTTGGTGCTGGTGTCGTGCTCTGGgagttgctgcagcagctctcagtgcCCTTCCCAGAGCCATCAGAGatccttctgcagctctgcctcgTTCGGGCCGTCAGGAGACCCAGGAGGAGCGCtcgcagcagcagag cgtgacacctgctgctgcagcgccgGTGAGAGGGAGCGGCTCGTCATCGCCAGTTCTCCCCAGCTCACCTCAGCAGGCGGAGAGCATGGCCACGGCGCTGGACACCCGCTGTCCCATCTGTCTGGACAGCTGGGTGAACCCCAGCTATGTGGTGCCATGCCTCCACTGCTTCTGCTTTAAATGCATCCAGCGGTGGGCTGAGAGCAAGCCCGAGTGCCCCCTCTGCAAGAGGAGGGTGAGCTCCATCGTGCACTCGGTGCGGGCGGACAACAGCTTCAAGGAGCTCGTCATCCCACCACCTGCGGAGGCACCGGTCACCGCCCAGCAGGCAGACGGAGCTCCTGCCCACCCAGCCTCCCGACCAGAGGCTGCAGGACCAGTGCCCACAGCCGCTGTGGGCGGCCTCCACCCCGTCGCCTGGGCGTCCCTGTTCCGGCTGTaccctgctgtgctccagcccctgctgccctggctgcgccacgagctggggcagctcctcGGGGATGACGGCAGGGCAGCCTCAGAAGTGCAGCGCAACGTCATCTCAGGCCTGCGCTTCTTTGGCCTGGACGAGGGGGCCCTCACCCTGCTCCTGAGGACCTCCCTGGGAAGGCAGACGGCCGGCTTCGTGCAGCGGCTCATTGTCACTGCCGTGCAGCGGTGCAGCGGGGAGGCCCGAAACATCCTGGGCCTGGGGGCCTCCCGTGCTGCCGGAGGACAGgaaggcagccctgcagcactccCCAGCCACACTGCCACATCTCTGGGGACACCATCAGCTGGCCCCGAGAGCTCCGAGGGAACCAACGCGGAGGAGCTCCCTGGGACCTCAAATGCTGCCTTCCATGGGAGACCGAGCCGCCTTCCATCCGTCCCGGTTCCTGCGCCTAGAGATCAACAAGTGCCACCGGAGGAACCAGAGGAGGCTGTGGCTGGTCCCTCCACTGCCGGCCAGGGCAGGGACCAAAGACGCAGGGGGCCCCAGCGAGCTGCGAAGAGGAGGGCCCCCACTTCCCACGCCTCTGCCCCACCCGCAAAGAGGCCACCCCGCCGGCGACACTAG